A genome region from bacterium SCSIO 12844 includes the following:
- the iolE gene encoding myo-inosose-2 dehydratase, which produces MTKFNHVKLGISPINWTNDDDPNLGGDITFETCIKEMSQAGFQGTEIGNKYPKDAHKLRHFLSEYQMQVSSAWISTFFTENGRYQETLENFMHHLSFMKAVGADVINLCECGHGIQQADYPVFSSHKPVFNHKQWLLLINGLHELGRLAYDYQMRVSYHFHLGTGVQNQDEVDYLMKHTSPSLLGLLLDTGHAYAADISLDYLFKHYGARINQVHLKDVRTEVLDQVHKDQLTFMDGVRKGLFTVPGDGCIDFDLVFKQLAQKQYQGWFIVEAEQDPAKANPLEYANKARVFIREKTGL; this is translated from the coding sequence ATGACGAAATTCAATCATGTTAAACTTGGCATTTCACCGATTAATTGGACGAATGATGATGATCCAAATTTAGGCGGTGATATTACTTTTGAAACTTGTATTAAAGAAATGAGTCAAGCAGGTTTTCAAGGCACTGAAATAGGAAATAAATATCCCAAAGATGCACATAAGTTACGTCATTTTCTTTCTGAGTATCAAATGCAAGTATCAAGTGCTTGGATAAGTACATTTTTTACTGAAAATGGACGCTATCAAGAAACGTTAGAAAATTTTATGCATCACTTATCATTTATGAAAGCAGTTGGTGCTGATGTTATTAATTTATGTGAATGTGGTCATGGTATTCAACAAGCTGATTACCCTGTGTTTTCTAGTCATAAGCCAGTCTTTAATCATAAACAGTGGCTGTTATTAATTAATGGTTTACATGAATTAGGAAGGTTGGCTTATGATTATCAAATGCGTGTTTCTTATCATTTTCATTTAGGTACGGGTGTTCAAAACCAAGATGAAGTTGATTACTTGATGAAACATACATCACCAAGCTTACTTGGATTATTACTTGATACAGGGCATGCATATGCAGCGGATATATCACTAGATTACTTATTTAAGCATTATGGAGCAAGAATTAATCAAGTTCATCTAAAAGATGTGCGAACAGAAGTCTTAGATCAAGTACATAAAGATCAACTAACATTTATGGATGGAGTAAGAAAGGGCTTGTTTACCGTTCCTGGCGATGGCTGTATTGATTTTGATTTAGTATTTAAACAATTAGCACAAAAACAGTATCAAGGTTGGTTTATTGTTGAGGCAGAGCAAGATCCAGCAAAAGCAAATCCTTTAGAGTATGCTAATAAAGCCAGGGTGTTTATTAGAGAAAAAACTGGTTTATAA
- a CDS encoding sugar porter family MFS transporter encodes MKESNTFIYFVAVIAGMGGLLFGFDTGIIADGQWQITHQFNLTSWQWSTVVSATVLGAFLGALLCGRMADYIGRRKTLIVISCVFIIGTLIAAFSIDWYSLLLGRFILGICIGIASFASPLFISEVAPMHIRGKLVLFNSVAITGGEAVSFLVGYLLHDLSPSSWRLMFFIGVIPPILLLIGLKFMPRSPRWVASKYGIEQARKILKKIRLDDDEVEKELSEIAHALAIKKNTKYRAIFRKPIRTVVLIGVALGVLQQVAGINIIMYYGPFVFNEAGFSQNISLFATFIMGLVNTVFTIVALFTVDKVGRRPLLIGGSLIAGLSLLALAWHQFNPHLSPWIAFFSVMVYMMAFAVSLGCIFWLMISELYPTRIRGAAMSFATAIQWLANFVVSLCFLPLFGVLGGGYTMLIFAIFCFCSVIFGLVILPETKGVSLELIEENLQAGVSSRQLGEKQANLN; translated from the coding sequence ATGAAAGAATCTAATACATTTATATACTTTGTTGCCGTAATTGCTGGAATGGGGGGATTATTATTTGGATTTGATACAGGCATTATTGCAGATGGGCAATGGCAGATTACACACCAATTTAATTTAACTTCATGGCAGTGGTCAACAGTCGTTAGTGCAACAGTTTTAGGCGCATTTTTAGGTGCATTACTCTGTGGTAGAATGGCTGATTATATTGGACGGCGTAAGACATTAATTGTCATTTCATGTGTATTTATTATTGGTACTTTAATTGCAGCATTTTCTATCGATTGGTATAGCTTATTATTGGGGCGCTTTATTTTAGGTATTTGTATTGGTATTGCTTCGTTTGCTTCGCCTTTATTTATCTCTGAAGTTGCTCCTATGCATATTCGTGGTAAGTTGGTTTTATTTAATAGTGTGGCAATTACAGGTGGTGAAGCTGTTTCTTTTTTAGTAGGTTATCTATTACATGATTTAAGCCCTTCAAGTTGGCGTTTAATGTTTTTTATTGGTGTTATTCCGCCAATTTTATTATTGATTGGGCTTAAGTTTATGCCAAGATCTCCTCGCTGGGTTGCTTCTAAATACGGTATAGAGCAAGCAAGAAAAATTTTAAAGAAGATTCGTTTAGACGATGATGAAGTTGAAAAAGAGTTATCAGAAATTGCTCATGCGTTGGCAATTAAAAAGAATACAAAATATCGGGCAATTTTTAGAAAGCCGATTAGAACAGTTGTTCTAATTGGGGTTGCGCTTGGGGTATTACAACAGGTAGCGGGTATTAACATTATTATGTATTATGGTCCTTTTGTATTTAATGAAGCAGGCTTTAGTCAGAATATTTCTTTATTTGCTACATTTATTATGGGTTTAGTTAATACGGTATTTACGATTGTTGCACTATTTACGGTTGATAAGGTTGGTAGGCGTCCATTATTAATTGGTGGGTCACTAATTGCAGGATTATCATTACTTGCACTAGCATGGCATCAGTTTAATCCGCACTTAAGTCCATGGATTGCATTTTTTAGCGTGATGGTTTATATGATGGCTTTTGCGGTGAGTTTAGGTTGTATTTTTTGGTTAATGATTTCTGAACTTTACCCTACTCGAATAAGAGGTGCTGCGATGAGCTTTGCAACGGCAATACAATGGCTAGCAAACTTTGTAGTATCACTTTGTTTTTTACCATTATTTGGTGTGTTAGGTGGTGGTTATACTATGCTTATCTTTGCTATTTTTTGTTTTTGCTCAGTGATATTTGGTTTGGTCATTTTACCAGAGACAAAAGGTGTATCATTGGAGCTAATTGAAGAGAATCTTCAAGCAGGTGTTTCATCAAGACAATTGGGTGAGAAACAAGCAAATCTTAACTAA
- the iolC gene encoding 5-dehydro-2-deoxygluconokinase: MSDDIFQADQNRAYDLICMGRVGVDLYAEQIDAPLRDVQSFKKYLGGSPGNISVGAARLGLKSFLFSGVGKDEMGQFLKQKLEHENVDTRLLQEYSNHLTALVILGVQPPSTFPLIFYRNDCADMQLKPQDANESIIAQTKAFQFSGTGISTESMRQTTQKALSLCQRHQTQIVLDIDYRPVLWNLVAKGEGELRFKKNKEVTKHYQEFLPYCDLIVGTDEELCIAAGVDDPYQAIKIIQDMSKADIVFKTGLKGSEVHLYANKKVIKAEAFIVDVFNTLGAGDAYMSGLLAGLLKGETWQVALSYANASGAIVCARHGCAPAIPDLKELNYFISQYKKIGQIVLSDPILERMHQRVTIGKPSDYPLALLAYDHRWQFEKVCDENNLSYQKIKDFKRLVYQGFKQVNSSYKGQQRLGIICDPIYGKDVLREAIKEGVFALTPIEASNIDLIQWLEEGKSAYEILNAQPQQWGVKVLWKYHRNCNVDMKKWQLMKLKSLYQACCSLERKLMLELIIPSEFELTAEAIKDAIEEVYQASVYPFWWKLQMVDSQSQWQLIDESIRFYDREARIIVLGGQAKSLEAYKEDFKLLKGIKQINGFAFGRSIFWEAWLLYIQNKLTEDEVIIQIAKRYETILQMWVDS, encoded by the coding sequence ATGTCAGATGATATATTTCAAGCAGATCAAAATCGAGCTTATGATTTAATTTGTATGGGGCGTGTTGGCGTTGATCTATATGCAGAGCAAATCGATGCTCCCCTAAGAGATGTTCAAAGCTTTAAAAAATATTTAGGTGGCTCTCCAGGTAATATTAGTGTGGGAGCTGCGCGCTTAGGTTTAAAATCATTTTTATTTTCAGGTGTTGGCAAAGATGAAATGGGCCAATTTCTCAAACAAAAATTAGAACATGAAAATGTTGATACACGACTATTACAAGAATATTCAAATCATTTAACAGCTTTAGTGATTTTAGGTGTGCAGCCACCAAGTACTTTCCCATTAATATTTTATCGTAATGATTGTGCAGATATGCAACTAAAGCCACAAGATGCTAATGAATCCATCATTGCTCAAACAAAGGCATTTCAGTTCTCTGGTACAGGTATCTCAACAGAATCAATGCGACAGACCACTCAAAAAGCACTTTCTTTATGTCAGAGACATCAAACTCAAATAGTTTTAGATATTGACTATCGTCCAGTATTATGGAATTTGGTTGCTAAAGGTGAAGGTGAGCTTAGATTTAAAAAAAATAAAGAGGTAACAAAGCATTATCAAGAATTTTTACCTTATTGTGATTTAATTGTCGGTACAGATGAAGAGTTATGTATTGCAGCAGGTGTTGATGATCCTTATCAAGCAATTAAAATTATTCAAGATATGTCAAAGGCGGATATTGTTTTTAAAACAGGGTTAAAAGGCAGTGAAGTCCATTTATATGCTAATAAAAAAGTCATTAAAGCAGAGGCATTTATAGTTGATGTATTTAATACGCTAGGTGCTGGTGATGCCTATATGAGCGGTCTATTAGCTGGTTTATTAAAAGGTGAAACCTGGCAGGTTGCTTTAAGTTATGCTAATGCTTCAGGCGCAATTGTTTGTGCTCGCCATGGCTGTGCGCCAGCAATTCCAGATTTAAAAGAATTAAACTATTTTATTTCTCAGTACAAAAAAATAGGTCAAATTGTTTTAAGTGACCCAATTTTAGAGCGGATGCATCAACGAGTAACTATAGGTAAACCATCTGATTATCCATTGGCATTATTAGCGTATGACCATCGTTGGCAATTTGAGAAGGTATGTGATGAAAACAATTTGAGTTATCAAAAAATTAAAGATTTTAAGCGACTTGTTTATCAAGGGTTTAAACAAGTGAATTCAAGTTATAAAGGACAACAGCGGTTAGGTATTATCTGTGACCCAATCTATGGTAAAGATGTTTTACGAGAAGCAATCAAAGAAGGTGTATTTGCGCTAACACCTATTGAAGCATCAAATATTGACTTAATCCAATGGTTAGAAGAAGGCAAGTCAGCTTATGAAATTTTAAATGCTCAGCCTCAACAGTGGGGTGTAAAAGTCTTATGGAAATATCATAGAAACTGTAATGTAGATATGAAAAAATGGCAGTTAATGAAACTTAAGTCTTTATATCAAGCATGTTGTTCGCTGGAAAGAAAGTTAATGTTGGAACTTATTATTCCAAGTGAATTTGAGTTGACAGCAGAGGCAATAAAAGATGCCATTGAAGAAGTATATCAAGCATCAGTTTATCCTTTTTGGTGGAAGTTACAAATGGTTGATAGCCAATCGCAGTGGCAACTTATTGATGAAAGTATCCGCTTTTATGATAGAGAGGCAAGAATCATTGTATTAGGTGGGCAGGCGAAGTCACTAGAAGCTTATAAAGAAGATTTTAAATTATTAAAAGGAATCAAACAGATTAATGGTTTTGCATTTGGCCGAAGTATTTTCTGGGAAGCTTGGCTATTATATATCCAAAATAAACTGACTGAAGATGAAGTGATCATTCAAATTGCTAAGCGTTATGAAACTATTTTACAGATGTGGGTAGACAGTTAG
- the iolD gene encoding 3D-(3,5/4)-trihydroxycyclohexane-1,2-dione acylhydrolase (decyclizing), with product MEKTIRLTTTQALLRFLSQQYIVLDGNEYQFIQGMFNIFGHGNVTGLGEALEYDTYGIKSIRGNNEQGMAHAAIAYAKQKNRLGIIACTSSIGPGALNMVTAAGVATSNRLPLLLLPGDIFADRQPDPVLQQIEQTYDYNITANDAFKPVSKYWDRISRPEMLMTACINAMRVLTDPAETGAVVLSLPQDVQSEAYDYPEYFFKKRLWHLDRQLAVARAINQVAALLKNANNPIIICGGGVQYAFACETLAQFALTHKIAVTETQAGKSALSWQHPFNLGGIGTTGTQAANQLAKEADVIIAIGTRLQDFTTASKWLYANAEMIQINVNTMDAYKMDAVALKGDAKIVLEQLSKALDDYETSLDYQQKIAMYQQNWNEEVDRLYHKETSTGKLSQLQVLGVLNEFVQPDDTVICAAGSLPGDLHRLWRCKKPKDYHLEYAFSCMGYEVAAGLGVALAKESEGVSGCPYVVVGDGSYLMLHSEIVTAIQERQKFIIILLDNSGFHCINNLQMRHGSEGFCTELRYRDNQGRYQGETIPIDFALYAQALGAKSYKANTIDELKNALEDSKLQQQVILIEVKVEAKTMSDGYESWWRVGVAEQSNAQSVSEASETMQVELEKVRKY from the coding sequence ATGGAAAAAACAATTAGATTAACGACAACTCAAGCGCTATTACGGTTTTTATCGCAGCAATATATTGTATTAGATGGTAATGAATATCAATTTATTCAGGGTATGTTTAATATTTTTGGTCATGGTAATGTCACAGGTCTTGGAGAGGCGCTAGAATACGATACCTATGGGATAAAAAGTATACGTGGTAATAATGAGCAGGGGATGGCACATGCAGCGATTGCCTATGCAAAGCAAAAAAATCGATTAGGTATTATTGCCTGTACTTCTTCAATTGGCCCAGGTGCATTAAATATGGTAACTGCAGCAGGTGTTGCAACGTCAAATCGACTGCCACTATTACTCTTGCCTGGGGATATTTTTGCTGATCGCCAGCCAGATCCAGTACTACAACAAATTGAGCAAACATATGATTATAATATAACGGCGAATGATGCATTTAAACCTGTCAGTAAATATTGGGATAGAATCAGTCGTCCTGAAATGCTAATGACAGCTTGTATTAATGCAATGAGAGTATTAACAGACCCAGCTGAAACAGGCGCTGTTGTTTTATCTTTGCCCCAGGATGTGCAGTCAGAAGCTTATGATTATCCCGAGTATTTCTTTAAGAAAAGGTTATGGCATCTAGATCGCCAATTAGCTGTAGCTCGAGCGATTAATCAAGTAGCAGCGTTATTAAAAAATGCGAATAATCCAATAATTATTTGTGGTGGTGGTGTTCAGTATGCATTTGCTTGTGAAACATTAGCACAGTTTGCATTAACACATAAAATTGCAGTTACAGAGACTCAAGCAGGTAAAAGTGCACTATCTTGGCAGCATCCATTTAATTTAGGAGGTATTGGTACAACAGGTACACAAGCTGCTAATCAATTAGCCAAAGAAGCCGATGTTATTATAGCGATTGGTACACGTCTACAGGATTTTACAACAGCATCAAAATGGCTTTATGCCAATGCCGAAATGATTCAAATTAATGTTAATACTATGGATGCCTATAAAATGGATGCTGTTGCACTTAAAGGCGATGCTAAGATTGTATTAGAGCAGTTATCTAAAGCATTAGATGACTATGAAACAAGTTTGGATTATCAGCAAAAAATAGCCATGTATCAACAGAATTGGAATGAGGAAGTTGATCGTTTATATCACAAAGAAACATCAACGGGAAAATTAAGCCAGTTGCAGGTTTTAGGTGTTTTAAATGAATTTGTTCAGCCAGATGATACGGTGATTTGTGCAGCAGGTAGTTTACCAGGTGATTTGCATAGGCTATGGCGCTGTAAAAAGCCTAAAGATTATCACTTAGAGTATGCTTTTTCTTGCATGGGCTATGAAGTTGCAGCAGGCTTAGGCGTGGCTTTAGCAAAGGAAAGTGAGGGGGTTTCAGGCTGTCCTTATGTCGTTGTAGGTGATGGCAGTTATTTGATGCTTCATTCTGAAATAGTAACAGCAATTCAAGAGCGTCAAAAATTTATTATTATACTACTCGATAATTCTGGCTTTCATTGTATTAATAATCTTCAGATGAGACATGGCAGTGAAGGGTTTTGTACAGAGCTAAGATATAGAGATAATCAAGGGCGATATCAAGGTGAAACCATTCCAATCGATTTTGCACTTTATGCACAAGCTTTAGGTGCTAAATCATATAAAGCCAACACGATAGATGAATTAAAAAATGCATTAGAAGACTCTAAGTTACAGCAGCAAGTTATACTAATTGAAGTAAAAGTTGAAGCAAAAACCATGTCTGATGGTTATGAATCATGGTGGCGAGTGGGTGTTGCTGAACAGTCAAATGCACAAAGTGTTTCAGAAGCTTCTGAAACAATGCAAGTTGAATTAGAAAAAGTACGCAAGTATTAA
- a CDS encoding Gfo/Idh/MocA family oxidoreductase translates to MKNIVLIGCGRIGKMHFDNLAIIDSINVKYIVDDYINADDFSEVIVKKASQLEEVLSDDQVDACVIAASSSAHVDLIKKAIDFRKHIFCEKPISFDVNALNELAHLVKEANLKLQVGLNRRFDPDFLALKNAIDKQKIGSIQIIKITNRDPRRPDLKFVGKSGGLFFDFNTHDFDMVHFLSGERVKEVYAIGDALIESRLKELGDIDTTLITLKLDSGALVMIDASRETNFGYDQRIEVFGSKGMLKVDNFSPTNVSCISSNNLQQSQLPYWSFVERYHQAYLNEFKAFADYLNASDDVGSPVGIDDMIQSVEVAMAVQRSYDNNQAIVL, encoded by the coding sequence ATGAAAAATATTGTGTTAATTGGTTGTGGCCGTATTGGTAAAATGCACTTTGATAACTTAGCAATAATTGATAGCATTAATGTAAAGTATATTGTTGATGATTATATTAATGCTGATGATTTTTCTGAGGTAATTGTTAAAAAGGCATCACAATTAGAAGAAGTATTATCTGATGATCAAGTTGATGCCTGTGTTATCGCTGCATCTTCTAGTGCCCATGTTGATTTGATTAAGAAAGCGATTGACTTTAGAAAGCATATTTTTTGTGAAAAACCTATTTCATTTGATGTCAATGCTTTAAATGAGCTTGCTCATTTAGTTAAAGAAGCAAACCTTAAACTGCAAGTTGGTCTTAATCGTCGATTTGATCCTGATTTTTTAGCGCTCAAAAATGCAATTGATAAGCAAAAGATTGGTTCTATTCAGATTATTAAGATTACTAATCGCGATCCTAGGCGCCCAGATTTGAAATTTGTTGGTAAATCGGGTGGTTTATTTTTTGATTTTAATACTCATGATTTTGATATGGTGCATTTCTTATCTGGTGAGAGGGTTAAAGAAGTTTATGCTATTGGTGATGCATTGATTGAATCAAGACTTAAAGAGTTAGGTGATATTGATACAACATTAATTACATTAAAATTAGACAGCGGTGCGCTTGTTATGATTGATGCATCTCGTGAAACAAATTTTGGTTATGACCAACGAATAGAAGTATTTGGTTCAAAGGGTATGCTAAAGGTTGATAATTTTAGCCCAACAAATGTAAGTTGTATTTCATCTAATAACCTGCAACAATCACAACTACCTTATTGGAGTTTTGTTGAGCGCTATCATCAAGCATACTTAAATGAATTTAAAGCATTTGCTGATTATTTAAATGCTTCAGATGATGTTGGTTCACCTGTAGGGATCGATGATATGATTCAATCTGTAGAAGTTGCTATGGCAGTACAACGTTCATATGATAATAATCAAGCGATTGTACTTTAA
- the iolG gene encoding inositol 2-dehydrogenase — protein MKLGLIGTGRIGQVHVHHIKQYLKGYTVTHAYDPFGDDKWFQENHIERVDSTEILVKQAIDAVLICSPSTEHIAQIILAAEHKKHIFCEKPIGLDIDQIELALKAVNQHQIKLQVGFNRRFDPTFAQLQNQINDKVKVPQIIRITSRDPAAPPEEYIKKSGGIFLDMAIHDFDMARFLAGSEVVEVYATGSCLVNPVFAQYDDVDTAMIQLKFANGALGVIDNSRQAVYGYDQRIEVFSNHALLQAENQLINYLECYANDVIEKPVLKNFFLERYKDAYINQFKAFFDAIENDQPTKVSGFDGLQAVKIAKAAQKSFELKKPVRV, from the coding sequence ATGAAATTAGGCTTAATTGGTACAGGGCGTATAGGGCAAGTTCATGTGCATCATATCAAACAGTATTTAAAAGGCTATACAGTTACGCATGCTTATGATCCGTTTGGTGATGATAAATGGTTTCAGGAAAATCATATTGAAAGAGTTGATTCGACAGAGATATTGGTTAAACAAGCAATTGATGCTGTATTAATATGCTCTCCATCGACAGAACATATTGCACAAATTATTTTAGCGGCAGAGCATAAAAAACATATATTTTGTGAAAAGCCAATTGGACTTGATATTGATCAAATTGAATTGGCATTAAAAGCTGTAAACCAGCACCAAATTAAATTACAAGTTGGCTTTAACAGACGCTTTGATCCAACATTTGCTCAATTACAAAATCAGATTAATGATAAGGTTAAAGTACCTCAGATTATTCGTATTACTTCAAGAGATCCAGCTGCACCACCTGAAGAATATATTAAAAAATCAGGCGGTATATTTTTGGATATGGCAATTCATGACTTTGATATGGCGCGTTTTCTAGCAGGTAGCGAGGTAGTAGAAGTTTATGCAACGGGTTCCTGTTTAGTTAATCCTGTATTTGCCCAGTATGATGATGTTGATACGGCAATGATTCAATTAAAATTTGCAAATGGCGCCTTAGGGGTTATAGATAATTCAAGACAAGCTGTTTATGGCTATGATCAGCGTATTGAAGTATTTTCAAATCATGCACTACTACAGGCAGAAAATCAGCTAATTAATTATCTTGAGTGTTATGCGAATGATGTGATTGAAAAACCGGTATTAAAAAACTTTTTCTTAGAGCGTTATAAGGATGCTTATATTAATCAATTTAAAGCTTTTTTTGATGCGATTGAAAATGATCAGCCAACGAAAGTATCTGGTTTTGATGGGCTTCAAGCAGTAAAAATTGCAAAGGCAGCACAGAAGTCGTTTGAGCTGAAAAAGCCAGTGAGGGTCTAG
- a CDS encoding 5-deoxy-glucuronate isomerase produces the protein MSEIDPIIHQNSPYMNGYNSIVEINDLYRTGMNFGVLHLSQGEVYDLSSTLESAYLLMTGQVEFNYLNKSYQAFRTSYFDQEPIVLHLCANEKAQVTAKTNCEIMVMQTENGQKFKSMVFDGSNMLESERRGKGLLDDASYRIVRTVFDTRNRPESNLVVGEIITFSGHWSSTPPHYHKQPEIYYYRFSEPQGFAIGEDGEHIRRIRQNDTMVILDEKEHAHSSAPGYALYTLWFIKHLENNPYIVPTFRKEHDWARHESANLRVWKPLEDIE, from the coding sequence ATGTCAGAAATTGATCCAATTATTCATCAAAATAGTCCATATATGAATGGCTATAACTCAATCGTTGAAATCAATGATTTATATCGAACTGGAATGAATTTTGGTGTGTTACATCTTTCACAGGGAGAAGTTTATGATTTAAGTTCTACTTTAGAAAGTGCTTATTTATTAATGACAGGTCAAGTGGAATTTAATTATTTAAATAAGAGTTATCAAGCATTTAGAACAAGTTATTTTGATCAAGAACCTATTGTATTACATTTATGTGCGAATGAAAAAGCCCAAGTGACTGCTAAAACCAATTGTGAAATTATGGTGATGCAAACAGAGAATGGGCAAAAATTTAAATCAATGGTTTTCGATGGTAGTAATATGCTTGAATCTGAGCGTCGAGGTAAAGGATTATTAGATGATGCTTCTTACCGTATTGTTAGAACGGTATTTGATACAAGAAACCGCCCTGAATCAAACCTAGTTGTTGGTGAAATTATTACTTTTTCAGGCCATTGGTCAAGTACGCCACCACATTATCATAAACAACCTGAAATCTACTATTATCGTTTTTCTGAACCACAAGGGTTTGCTATTGGTGAGGATGGTGAGCATATCCGCAGAATTCGTCAAAATGATACGATGGTGATATTGGATGAAAAAGAGCATGCTCATAGTAGTGCGCCTGGCTATGCATTATATACTTTATGGTTTATTAAGCATCTAGAAAACAATCCTTATATCGTGCCCACATTTAGAAAAGAGCATGACTGGGCACGCCATGAAAGTGCCAATTTACGTGTTTGGAAACCGTTAGAAGATATTGAATAA
- a CDS encoding CoA-acylating methylmalonate-semialdehyde dehydrogenase: MMIEHFINGKKVSSCSDTYDIYNPATGEIIDTLAMGSESEIDQAVTAAKNAFASWSKLSPLKRSRVLFKYYQLLNDNKETIAKLITKEHGKVYSDALGEVQRGIEVVEFACGMPQLLKGDFSYQVSTSVDCYSLRQPVGVCAGITPFNFPAMVPMWMFPIAVACGNTFILKPSEKDPSASMYLAELFKQAGLPDGVLNVVHGDKKVVDAILHHPDILAVSFVGSTPIAQYIYETAAKNAKRVQALGGAKNHCIVMPDANMDDAVAGLMGAAYGSAGERCMAISVAVAVGEETADNLINQLSEQIDQLKVAPGDIEGAQMGPVITKAHREKIIGYVDLGVKEGAKLVKDGRSFTCSGHENGFFVGPALFDQVTPDMTIYKEEIFGPVLCVVRVGSLKEAIQLINHNQYANGVAIYTRDGASAREFASDIQVGMVGVNIPIPVPMAFHSFGGWKNSLFGDMSVHGPEGVRFYTRLKTVTSKWSASQLSSDNQFFMPTLD, from the coding sequence ATGATGATAGAGCATTTTATCAATGGTAAGAAAGTAAGTAGTTGCAGTGATACTTATGATATATACAACCCAGCGACTGGTGAAATCATAGATACATTAGCTATGGGTTCAGAAAGTGAAATTGACCAAGCGGTAACAGCTGCAAAAAATGCATTTGCAAGTTGGAGTAAATTAAGCCCACTTAAACGTTCAAGAGTATTATTTAAGTATTATCAATTATTAAATGACAATAAAGAGACAATCGCAAAATTAATTACTAAAGAGCATGGAAAAGTTTATTCAGATGCGCTAGGAGAAGTACAAAGAGGTATTGAAGTTGTTGAATTTGCCTGTGGCATGCCACAGTTATTAAAGGGTGACTTTTCTTATCAAGTATCAACTTCAGTAGATTGCTATTCATTACGTCAACCTGTCGGTGTTTGTGCAGGTATAACACCATTTAATTTTCCTGCTATGGTGCCAATGTGGATGTTTCCAATTGCGGTAGCCTGTGGAAATACATTCATACTTAAACCATCTGAGAAGGATCCATCGGCTTCAATGTATTTAGCTGAATTATTTAAACAAGCTGGTTTACCTGATGGTGTATTAAATGTTGTTCATGGTGATAAAAAAGTTGTCGATGCAATATTACATCACCCAGATATTTTAGCCGTAAGCTTTGTCGGTTCAACGCCGATTGCTCAGTATATTTATGAAACAGCAGCTAAAAATGCTAAGCGAGTTCAAGCATTAGGTGGTGCTAAAAATCATTGTATTGTGATGCCTGATGCAAATATGGATGATGCAGTGGCAGGTTTAATGGGAGCAGCTTACGGTTCGGCAGGTGAGCGCTGTATGGCGATCTCAGTTGCTGTGGCTGTAGGAGAAGAAACAGCAGATAATTTAATTAATCAATTATCAGAGCAGATTGATCAATTAAAAGTTGCCCCTGGTGATATAGAAGGTGCTCAAATGGGGCCTGTCATTACCAAAGCGCACCGAGAAAAAATCATTGGTTATGTTGACTTAGGTGTTAAAGAAGGTGCTAAGTTAGTTAAAGATGGTAGAAGCTTTACTTGCTCTGGGCATGAAAATGGTTTTTTTGTTGGACCTGCATTATTTGATCAAGTAACGCCAGATATGACTATTTACAAAGAAGAAATTTTTGGTCCTGTTTTATGTGTTGTACGAGTGGGAAGTTTAAAAGAAGCAATTCAATTAATTAATCATAATCAGTATGCAAATGGCGTTGCTATTTATACAAGAGACGGTGCTTCAGCAAGAGAATTTGCTTCAGATATTCAAGTTGGTATGGTTGGTGTTAATATACCCATTCCAGTACCAATGGCATTTCATAGTTTTGGTGGATGGAAAAACTCTTTATTTGGTGATATGTCAGTGCATGGGCCAGAAGGTGTTCGTTTTTATACCCGATTAAAAACAGTAACATCTAAGTGGTCTGCAAGCCAATTAAGTTCAGATAATCAGTTTTTTATGCCGACACTAGATTAA